The Pseudomonas rhizosphaerae genomic sequence ATCGCGCTCGGCCATCACGATGCTCAGGCTTGTCTGCGTCATATCGAGTTGTCCGGCGCGGACGCGCTCGGCGAAAGCGCGTTCAGGCGCCAGTAAGAACTGGTCACGCCACCATAGGCTGGGGCTGACCGCTACAACGTGTTGAAACAGGGTGGGCCGAGTGAACACTGCGTACACACCCAGCATGCCGCCAAATGAGTGCCCGACCAGGCTGCGTTGATCCTCGTCGACCTTGAAGTGCTCGGACACTTTGGGCATCAAGCGCTTCTGGATGAAGTCGAGAAATAGATCTTGGCCACCCTGTGCCGGCGTGTTGCGATCTTGCGGTGCAGGCGGTGTCAGATCGAACGCGCGTCTGTTGAAGTCCAGCGGCGTGTCACTCGGATACCCGATCGCCACCAGAATAGCGCCGCGCAATTTGGCCTGCGCGCGCTTGGCGGCATGGAACGCGGGGAAATAGGCATTGCCATCCAACAGGTAAATCACTGGATAACCACCGGTATAAGGAACATCGCCCTCGGGCAGGCTGATCATGATGCGGTATTCCCGCCCGCCTTCGCTTTTCATCGTCCATTGCTCGGTGCCGTCCAGCGCAACCGGCTGCGCTTGAGCGGCCATCGCTGCACTAAGCAACCATGCGCTCAATACGGTAAATACTCTGCGGATCATGTTTCTGGGCGTTCCTTGCTGTGCAGGCACGTGAGCGTAGGGCGTTGACCTCAGAAGAAGCCGACCGGCAAACCCACGCGGCGGAGAATGCGCTCGGTTGCCAATAAGACGGATGACGGCGTCGTTTGTCTTGATCCGGTGGTGGCCGAGCGGATTATCCCAATGTCTGCCCCTCCTTCAGCGCCCGAGACATCACTTGCAAAACGGATCGTCCCAGAACGGGCGCTCGATCTCTTTATAGATGTCCGCCCGGCTCAGGCCCAGATCCTTGAGCCCGGCGTCACTCATCTGCTCCAGTTGGTGGCGTTGCCGAGTCAGTTCGTACCAGCGCGCAATGCGCTTCCATGGATTCACAAAAAGTCTTACTGGCTCACTCTGGGTGCAGCAGCCATGCGAAGCACAGGCATTCACTGTTTGACCTTTCATCTGCTCATCCTCCGGGTTGATGGCTTGATTCTCTGTTCAGGCTTAACATCAATCCAACGAATGTTTTGAATGCAGTGCATCTCAGAGATTGATCAATGTCCCACTACCAGAGCATCGATTCGGAAGTCCTGCGTACCTTCGTGGCCATCGCCGATGAGGGCGGTTTCACCAAGGCCGGTGAGCGGGTGAACCGCACCCAATCGGCGGTGAGCATGCAGATGAAGCGGCTCGAGGAAGACGTTCTGTGTCGGCAACTGTTCGAGCGCGATGGCCGGCAGGTGAAGCTGACGGCTGAAGGGCAGATTCTGTTGGGCTATGCGCGCCGCATTCTCAAACTGCACAGCGAGGTGTTCACCACCTTGCGCGAGCCGCACATGGTCGGCACCGTGCGCATCGGCACTCCGGACGACTACGCCATGCGCTTTCTGCCGGGGATTCTGTCCGGCTTCGCTCAGGCGTTTCCGCTGGTGCAGGTAGAGGTGCATTGCGAGAGCTCCCGGCAGTTAATGCAACGCAAGGACCTGGATCTGACGATCGTTACCCGTGAGCCCGGCCGCGAGGTGGGCCAGTTGCTGCGGCAGGAACGCTTCGTGTGGGCCGAAGCCGAGGGCTTTTTTCTTCACGAACAAACGCCCGTGCCGCTGGCGATGTTCAATACCGATTGTTTTTGCCGGATATGGGCGTGCAATGCCCTGGACGCCGCGCAGAAGCCCTACCGGATCGCTTATTCCAGCCCCAGTCTCGCCGCAATCATGGCAGCAGTCGGCGTTGGCCTGGCCGTCACTGCGCAGTTGCAGAGCCTGATCACGCCCGGGATGCGGATCATTGGCGAAGCCGAGGGCATGCCCTTGTTGCCGTTGGCCAGCATCATGCTGCTGCGCAACCCCGATACCCGCTCGCCGATGATCAATGCGTTGGCCGAGCATATCGTCGAGGGGTTCAGGCTTTGATCGAGCGGGCTGTTCGTGGCCTGCCAAGTACAGCATCTTGTGAAAAGACCATCGAGACGATGCCTGCACCGCGCGAACGACTTCAACTTGGCTGGTGATATACAGACTGGTTAAAGCCCATGAAATTTTTCATTCAACGATCCAATTCAGTTATTTTTTATTCAGATGTTTGTTTACACCTACTCCAATTATGAAAACAAATAAACATCGATAATCCCGCTGATTCGGCTTGAGCCTGTGCTAGCGTTATCCAAGTATCTATTGCACGTTACTGCTCAGTCGAGTTCAACGGGAAACTTATTACATGTCCGCTCTCCAGACGTTGTTCAACGCGTGCCTTGATGAAATTGAACAGGGCGATCTCGTCAAAGGCTTTACCCAGCTTTCGGAAGCGTTGACGGAACACCGCTTGACGTTGAACGATGACGACTGGACTGCTCAGGTTCTCAAAGTTTTCAGGTCTCATCCGCTCGCTCGGAGCTTGCAGGAAGATCCTTATACTCGCCGCGCCCTGGAGAAGCCTCAAGGTTACGCTGGCGATGCAGTCATGATGGACTACATGAATTTCCAGCAGCCTCCCAGCGGGTGCAGTGAACTGGGCGAGCGCATTTTCCGGGCTGTGGTCGCCAGCCCCAATGGCGCGAGCGTGCGTTGGAGATGCGAGCATCTCGCCGGTCTGATTACCCGTGAGGCCCAGCGTCGAAGCAGTCTTTCCGTGCTGAGCGTGGCGTGCGGTCATTGCCGCGAAGGGTTGATGTTGCAGCCTGCAACCATAGCTCGAATAAAGCGCTTCATCGCTTTGGACCAGGATGCCGAAAGTCTCGATGTTGTCCGAGACACCCTGAAGGCGTTCGTAACACCCGTACGAATGAATGTTAAAGACATCGCCGCCGACCCGAGCCTGGGCGACTTCAATCTTATCTACTCGGCGGGCTTGTTCGACTATCTTCCGGATCATGCCGCAAAGGCGTTGTGCGCTACGCTTTTGCAACGGACGACCTCCGGAGGCACACTTCTCATCGCCAATTTCACACCGGACAATTGGGGGCGCGGGTACATGGAGGCCGTCATGGATTGGCATTTGATCCTGAGAACCAAAGACGCCATGCGCAAGTTGCTACCGGCTAGCCAAGTAGCCAAGTCATATTTGTACTTCGACCCCTACCGTAACGTTATATATCTGGAAATAACCAAAGCGTGACTGCACCGCGGCAAGACAGGATCAGCGGTGCAGGGGGGTCGTTTCATCATCAGCCTCGCGTCAGCCCGGTCAACGTATCTGCGATCCCCTTGGTCCGCCTTGCCGTCCCTTCGGTCGCCTGGCTCGATGCCTCCAAGGTGTCCAGCATTTCTCTTAACGCCCCTACTCCCGTGGACTGGTCTTCGATCTGCTGAGCCACCCGCTGAATCTCGCTGGACAGCAGGTCGATATCCACGCCGATATCCGCCGCATTCTTGCGGGTGATCTCCGCCAGTTTGCGGACCTCGTCGGCGACCACGGCAAAGCCCCTTCCCAGATCGCCTGCGCGGGCTGCTTCGATGGCAGCGTTGAGCGCGAGCAGGTTGGTCTGGCCGGCAATCTGCTGAATCACCTGCACGATGGACTGAATCTGCAGGCTCGAACTGGCCAAGGCGCGCGCCCCGACCACGGCTTCGTCGGCCTGCCGCGCCAGGTCTTCGACGGTGCTGCCGGCTTGGGTGGATACGGTGTTCTGCCGGTCGATGGTGGCGGCCAGATCGTCCATCGAAAGGTGCAGCTCCCCGGAATAATGATTGATCTGGGTGGCCATCTGCTCCTGCTGTTCGCCGGCATCGGCAAGCACCTGGCCCAACGCGGCAAGGCCTTTGAACACGGGGAGGATGCCGGCGTCCAGGCCGCGGGTGTCGAGGGCGCTGGTGAAGTCGTTGCGTTTGAAGGCTTCGATCTGTTTCACCACCACGTGGTTGAGGCCGACCATTTTCTTGAGCTGGCGGCGCAGGAAGAAAGCCTTGAACTCGCCGTAATGGGCGATGAAGTTATCCACATACTCATCGGTGAAGGATGCGCCTTTGGCGACGCGGAAGAAGAAGATCGCGGTCAGGGTCTGATTGAGATTCAGGCCGAGGATTTCACCGAAGGTCGAGAAGCCCACCACCGGTACATCACCAAACAGGCCGCGCATGCTGCCCAGGTCATTGGCGTTGTTGAGCCTGCGCAGAATGCAGTCATTGAGGATGGCAGCCACCGGTTGGCCGCCCTTGCCTTGCAGGAACTGTCGGTAGTCTTTTTCCGTGGCCTGACGCAGCGGTGTGCGCTTGACCATGACCAGCTCTTCGCCCGGCGCAACGTCGCAGAACAGTTGGATGATCTGTTGGGTATGGTCGATACGGGCAATGGAGCGCACGAACAATTCGTTGCCCACGCGGATGGCGAAGGAGTACTCGGCCAGGTTCTTTTCCAGGGAATGGCTGTCGCACTTGAACGCGTTGCACAGGGCCTGGACCATGCTCATGATGTTGCCGCTGCTGTCGATCACCTGATCGATGGTGCGGTCTTCGACGGAGGCGGTGAGCACGCTGAACGTCAGCCCGGCCGGTTCGAAGTTCTGGCTCTTGAACACACCGAAACGGATGTCCGGTGCGGTCTTGAGAAAGACGATCTGGGCGTGGTTCTGGTAGCTGCGCTTGCCGTCGTGGATCAGGGTTTTCTGGAAGTCCGACTTGCCGCCCGCAGAGCCGCCGACGAACAGGCAGGGGAAGCGGCCTGACTCATAGAGCGCTTCCATGAAGAACGATTCGGAAGCCGACAGCCCGTCGAAAATCACGTAGGCCAGGGTGTCGCGATGGTCGATGGCCGTGCTGACCTGTACACGCTTGATGTTGTTGACCAGCTTCGCGATGCGCTCGCGCATCTCCATGCGTTTGCCGCCGTTGCGGATGTCTTCGCACTCCAGCGGCACCATGACCACTTCTGCCGAAGCGATCACGTTGCGCTCGAAGCACTGCAGCACGATGCGGTCCCAGTGCTCGCCCGCCGCGCAGTACAGACTGTCCGCGCTGTTGCACAGCTCGCCTGAAGTGGTGCACAGGCTGATAGTGCCATTGGGAAAGCGCTGCCGAACGCTGGCCGCGACCTTGTCGATATCCAGGTGGGGCGAGACGAAGCCCGTCACCAGCACGGGATCCGCGCGCAGACCGGCCAGGGCGCGATCCAGCTCACTGGCTGTGCAGCTCAGGCTCACGGCACCCTGGCTGAGTGCGCGGGCGGGGTTGAAGCGTTTGAAGAGGTTCATCACATGGCTCGCTAGAAAGGTTGCACAGCGCACGCGGGGCGTGGCTTGCATTGCTGTCGCTATCGGCCATGGGGAGGTGGACTTGATGCAGGTGGTCGGGTTTGTGGGGATCTAGGCTGCTGGTTGGACATTTCTGGAAACGCCTGGGTTTTCAGGCGAAACGGCATACCCGTTATCTTGAAAAGGCTTGGGGCAAATCAGGGAAGCCCAAGCGCATTCAGTTCTAAAAACCTATGTACAAAAAGTGTCTGGAGATGCCATGCGCTACCCAATCTGCATCGAGTGGGGCGATGAAACTACAGCCGTCGGAATTCAGGTGCCCGACATTCCTGGCGCCATCACCGCTGCCGACACGTTCGAAGAGGCCTACGGTGCTGCGATCGAGATCGCTCATATCATGCTGGAGGAACTTGCGGCTCGTGGAGAGCGTATTCCTCTCCCAAGCGCGACGGCAGTCCTTCGTAACGACGCCGAATACACGGACATGGGCTGGGGAATGCTCGATATCGATATAACGCCTTACTTGGGCAAGACCGAAAAGGTCAACGTCACACTGCCTGGATTCGTGATTTCGCAGATCGACCGATTTGTTCGTGAGCACAATGTCAAAAGTCGATCTTCTTTCTTGACCGATGCGGCACTTGAAAAACTAGGGCGTTGAGCAAAAAACCGGGACCGCGGGAACCTGTATCCCTGTAAAGCAGCGACCCGGAACAAGGCCGAATACTTGTACGATGTCCTATCACAAGGTATTACTACGTCTCCTCATAAAAACAAAACTACGGAGATCGCTACATGGACTCATTCTCGTCCGCCGGGCCCGAACGGCTCGACCGAGCAAAG encodes the following:
- a CDS encoding DUF1127 domain-containing protein, which encodes MKGQTVNACASHGCCTQSEPVRLFVNPWKRIARWYELTRQRHQLEQMSDAGLKDLGLSRADIYKEIERPFWDDPFCK
- a CDS encoding LysR substrate-binding domain-containing protein; this encodes MSHYQSIDSEVLRTFVAIADEGGFTKAGERVNRTQSAVSMQMKRLEEDVLCRQLFERDGRQVKLTAEGQILLGYARRILKLHSEVFTTLREPHMVGTVRIGTPDDYAMRFLPGILSGFAQAFPLVQVEVHCESSRQLMQRKDLDLTIVTREPGREVGQLLRQERFVWAEAEGFFLHEQTPVPLAMFNTDCFCRIWACNALDAAQKPYRIAYSSPSLAAIMAAVGVGLAVTAQLQSLITPGMRIIGEAEGMPLLPLASIMLLRNPDTRSPMINALAEHIVEGFRL
- a CDS encoding class I SAM-dependent methyltransferase; amino-acid sequence: MSALQTLFNACLDEIEQGDLVKGFTQLSEALTEHRLTLNDDDWTAQVLKVFRSHPLARSLQEDPYTRRALEKPQGYAGDAVMMDYMNFQQPPSGCSELGERIFRAVVASPNGASVRWRCEHLAGLITREAQRRSSLSVLSVACGHCREGLMLQPATIARIKRFIALDQDAESLDVVRDTLKAFVTPVRMNVKDIAADPSLGDFNLIYSAGLFDYLPDHAAKALCATLLQRTTSGGTLLIANFTPDNWGRGYMEAVMDWHLILRTKDAMRKLLPASQVAKSYLYFDPYRNVIYLEITKA
- a CDS encoding alpha/beta hydrolase, encoding MIRRVFTVLSAWLLSAAMAAQAQPVALDGTEQWTMKSEGGREYRIMISLPEGDVPYTGGYPVIYLLDGNAYFPAFHAAKRAQAKLRGAILVAIGYPSDTPLDFNRRAFDLTPPAPQDRNTPAQGGQDLFLDFIQKRLMPKVSEHFKVDEDQRSLVGHSFGGMLGVYAVFTRPTLFQHVVAVSPSLWWRDQFLLAPERAFAERVRAGQLDMTQTSLSIVMAERDSVQAIQDASALYSRLQALSGFGLRTGFRVEPGEDHASIPFRIPNQVLGELIGARRF
- a CDS encoding methyl-accepting chemotaxis protein, which codes for MVGLNHVVVKQIEAFKRNDFTSALDTRGLDAGILPVFKGLAALGQVLADAGEQQEQMATQINHYSGELHLSMDDLAATIDRQNTVSTQAGSTVEDLARQADEAVVGARALASSSLQIQSIVQVIQQIAGQTNLLALNAAIEAARAGDLGRGFAVVADEVRKLAEITRKNAADIGVDIDLLSSEIQRVAQQIEDQSTGVGALREMLDTLEASSQATEGTARRTKGIADTLTGLTRG
- a CDS encoding type II toxin-antitoxin system HicB family antitoxin, whose translation is MRYPICIEWGDETTAVGIQVPDIPGAITAADTFEEAYGAAIEIAHIMLEELAARGERIPLPSATAVLRNDAEYTDMGWGMLDIDITPYLGKTEKVNVTLPGFVISQIDRFVREHNVKSRSSFLTDAALEKLGR